The segment TAGTTTGGATGagccaaattaaaattaaatgttccattaaaaatatcacataaaCTTActggagtttttttgtttgtttttcaggtacAAGACAGGCAAGAACAAATGGTTCTTCCAGAAGCTCAGATTCTAAATTCTCTTGGtttcacaaataaatgtttaaaaaaatggatGCTGACTGttgatcctttttcttttccttttttttccaatctgGACAAAAGAACTGTCTGAATTCAGCCACATTGTGCCTCTCATTGTTGTATTTCCTGTAGAACTATGATTGTTTTCAGGCTGATCAAGTGTTTGCTTCTGTTATTAAGATCTGAGGATAAAAATAGGACATTGAAGCTGCAAGCAGTGATGAACCCCCGACATTAAAGCTGAAGGTTTCGCTGTGTGACGGCTAAATCTGTAAACTTCGTCCCAGAAACACAAAGTTAGACACCACAGGAACCAAGCATGACTGAAACACAACCTCTATCCTTATTAGTCATATTATGTATAACTGTTACcttttaatgtaaaaactaatGTTCCACATCTGTTTTCAATAAGATTAGAcactttattgatcccactGGGGGACATTGAAAGGCCACCGCAGCACAATGGAAGAGACCAAACTGAGACGGTTTCAGATAAAGAGATCAGTGATGTCAGAACTGCAGCTGGACAGTCTGATGGAGGTGAGAAGCGTTCAGATGAGCTGCTCATCTGTCCTTCACCCTCCACTCAGCCACTGTTCTGTTctgagtccagtccagtttgTTCATGTGGACCCAAAGATATTTGTTAGAGCCGACagtctccacctcctcctcaccctgGACGCTGACTGGGACAGGTCTCCTCCGGTCCCTCCTGTAGTCCTGGGACAGGTCTCCTCCTCACCCTGGACGCTGACTGGGACAGGTCTCCTCCGGTCCCTCCTGTAGTCCTGGGACAGGTCTCCTCCGGTCCCTCCCGTAGTCCACCTCCTCACCCTGGACGCTGACTGGGACAGGTCTCCTCCAGTCCCTCCTGTAGTCCTGGGACAGGTCTCCTCCTCACCCTGGACGCTGACTGGGACAGGTCTCCTCCGGTCCCTCCTGTAGTCCTGGGACAGGTCTCCTCCGGTCCCTCCCGTAGTCCACCTCCTCACCCTGGACGCTGACTGGGACAGGTCTCCTCCGGTCCCTCCCGTAGTCCACCTCCTCACCCTGGACGCTGACTGGGACAGGTCTCCTCCAGTCCCTCCTGTAGTCCTGGGACAGGTCTCCTCCGGTCCCTCCCGTAGTCCACCTCCTCACCCTGGACGCTGACTGGGACAGGTCTCCTCCGGTCCCTCCTGTagtccacctcctcctcagtctTGCTGATCTGTCCTCTGTACTCAAACTCCAGGTATTGATGTAAAAGGACTTTAATTTAGAATTTTTAATCTGTCTCTGCAAAGAAACTACATTAGATAGAAATGGTGGGTTGAAAAGGTATAATATTGAccaatattttcaatatttcctttgaattaaatctaaaaaaaaaaaaaaaatcaatgaatgagATGTTCGTGAATTTGCGTTTATTTCGTAAAGCGGTCACATTTCCGACAGCACCTGAACGCAACATCGCGTTAACGCCCCCAGACGGAGAACGGTGAGACGTTCAGGGACTCATGTTACCgggaaaaagaaactgaaaggaTAAGTGGCAGACAACCGGGGGTGAGTTGACGTCGAgctgcttttaaataaaataaaactcaacatAAACTTCGTAATTTCACTTAAACGCGTTAAAACAACCGCTTCAGTTCAACACGGAcgttttcagccattttctttagtttttactGCTTTTCTAAGGCTTTTTGCTGAGACGccgttttgtttgtgtgaattgAGGCCTTCAGTGTGTTCATATCAGGATTTAACCGTGTTTGTGATTTGGACAGCATGTTAAAGCTTTAATTATCTGTGTTACTGCAGATTATTGTGAGCATGTCTTCTGATGAGGTGAGTCGACATTTAGtttctcatttcttcttcatcatatTGTTAAAAATCAACATTACACACATTAATATCAGTAAAGTTTCTGTCTCTTGGTTAAATTTGAGTCCAAGTGTGTAAAACTAGTTTAACTTTTCAAATGACCCAACGTTGTGTGTCTCACAGTTTGTAAATTTGAGTcagcttgtgtgtctttgtgtttcaggattTCTCTCTGGTGTTGGAGCCGTCAGAGGAAACTTTAGAGGGAATCCAGAATTTAATCAGCAGCTGCAAAGTGAGTTTATCtaaaaaaggactgtgaatGTTCTTTAGTTGTCCACActtgtaaattaaatatatttaagtttttaaaagCGACTCTGGGAAGCAGAGATggatgtttatatttatattgtgtatatttatgATGAAAACTTTGGTTACATGCAGCTTTACTTCTGTGTgcacagaaaaaatatgaacagCTGATCGAAGAGCAGAAGGAGCTGATCAACGCCAGAAAGGACTCTCAGGAGATGACTCAGAAGTTCAAGGTTCGTGTGAAGAAGCTGAGCCAGGAGATGGACGAGCAACAGAAGTCCAACGAGCTGAAGATGGAAAACGAAAAGGTTCAGAAGCTCAAGACTTTCTTCAGTCAGTTTATCTTTATTCGGAATCGCATGGCAGCAACAGCTCCTTTGGAGGAAGTTTACACTAACAGATGAAAATTTGGCTTCCACCTGAATCAGTTTCTTGCTGCTTTGTGTCATcaccatctctgtctgtcctgcagAAGAAGCTGGAGTCACTGAAGTTGGAGCAGCAGGAACTCCTGCAGGAGATCCAGAAGGTCGAGGCCGCCCTGAAGGAGGAGGACTCCAAGAGCAGATACCTGAGGCAGCAGACTGACGTAGGTCGAGGCCGCGGCACACGCCGGACTCTGCAGAATTCTGTCACTGAACTAGATTTGGtcattttcaggttttgacCGCCGTGCCAGAGAGGAAGGTCGTCTTCGACGGGAAGACGGTGGCAGAAGACGACACACAAATGTTTGAAATGGAGCCGCGGATCGTTTATCCGATGGAGGGGGGGACGGCACTGATCACATTTGAGGAGCAAGTCggtgagtttgtgttttgatcCACTTGGAACTGAActgatttactttttgtttgaGGAAACAAATAGTTATTTTTAAAGCACCTATAGAACCCTCTTCAAGGGTTTATATAAACATCCAACAAgttcaaaagggaaaaaataaatgttgatattAAACAGAAGAATGTTGAACTTAATCTGTCAGTGAGCCCTTTGGAGCAgaattagaaaagaaaatgtttccagGAGAACCTGAATGCTGGAGAACCAGCAGGGGAACTCTGTTATCAACCAGTCCACCGAATCCAAAGCACAAATCTGTCGCATCTTCGCTGCAGCAGAATTGTTTGAGGATTCATTTTGGTGTAACACTCTGAAATCTAGTTAAACTCAGATTTTGGGGATGTTATTAAATCTGTTGCAGGTAATTTGCTGTTatagttttatttgatttatttgattaaaagtaaaatgaagcCATTAAACACATTTCTACTGAAGTGATTGAATGTTTTAGATTTGACCACCAGAGGACGCCAAAACTAGCATTTTGATTGTGTTGGAAACCAGAGAAGAAAACTTCCTTTTCTTATAAACCTAACAACATTTTACAATTTAGATTAAAAAGgttattcatttatctttttatgttACTGCAGTTCTTTCTGTGGAGTCAGAATTAGAAGATGATACGTTTTTATTGTTtacctgaaataaataaacctgaacataaaatataaagtatatgAGCTGTGGCTGGTTGTTGTTTAATCAGATTTTCTGTAAATGGATGGTTGTTTTGTAAAAGCCATGTTTTTATATTGCTGAACTGGTTTCGGCAGCTCTTCTGAAACCCTGAATAATCCGAAATTCCTTCTGCCATCAGTGGCCGAGAAGATCTTGTCCATGAAGCATCATCAGGTGGATCTGGGCGGCGAGTGCAGCATCACAGTGGAGTCCAGACCGGTTCAGCTGATGCTTCCTCATCTGGTGGAGGTACGACAGACTCTGAGGTCAGCCGCTCTGAAGTCTCCGTCGCAGCATTAACGTCTCTGTCTCCGTACAGATCGACTCTGAGGTTTGTCCTCAGCGGATTTTAATCTCCAATCTGCCCAAAATGGAAACAGACACTTTGCTGAACAAGCTGGAGATCCATTTCTCCAAATCCAAGCACGGAGGTGGGGAGGTGGAGGACTGTGAGCTGCTGCCAGACTCCGGGACTGTCGTCCTCACGTTCGTGGAGAAAAACAGTGAGCAGAAAACACTGATTTCTTCTTTATAGTTCATAATTCAagtttcatctcctctctttctgctttttatcattttgtctttactaacttgtcttcatttttaatgtctCACAATTTTTATCTGTGCTTTCGTTTCTTTCATTGTCTGTTTTCTGCTAAAACACTTTGTTACGCCTTCTCTTCGAGACGTCTGATTGGGTTGAATGTTTGTGGAAACTGAAGGACAGTTATTGTGAGACATGCGTCCTCAGTGATGACACTCTGATCAGTTGCCAGAGGTTTGACGGACAAAGAACACCACGAAGTGAATCTGGGGCAGAAGAAGCACAGAGTGAGAGTGACGCCTTTCCTGAACGGAACAATAACGAACCTGCAGGTGAGTGTTACTCAGACGCCACAGAGTTAACTCAAAGACCTCTGGATTCATTCTGGACTGCTCCGTTTTCCTCTTCCAGACTAAGATGTCGGTGTGTCCTCGGACGGTGCTCCTGAGGGGGATCCATCCTGTCATGGACCAGGAGACTCTGCAGGACCTGCTGGAGATCCACTTCCAGAAAAGCACCAACGGCGGCGGAGAGATCGAAGCCTTCCTCTACAACCCGCTGGGTCAGGAAACCTCCGCGGTCTTCACCGGCATGGccaaaaataaagaggaagaatAGTCGGAGAAAAAAAACCACCTGAGGTTCAGGATGCGTCACTTCTCTTCAGATGGAAGTCAGTAACTTTATACTTCTTAAGGACCTCCACTTCTCCATCAGTGCTCAGGATTGTAAAACTTGTATTAACAGATaattaaaaaggtttttttttatatgttggTAGTTATTTAATAATAGATAAAAGCACCATAAACACAGCGTAGTTGCTGTAAACTCATAAATTAAGGAGTCatctgtattttatgtttttgttgtaacGCCTTTTAGCTCTGTGTAAACCAGTGGATGAAATCAAATGGGTTAAGGTTAGACTGACATTCTTCTTTTGCTGAAATCGGTGGAACTAAATCTATGAAATTATGAATGAAGCTAATTTTAAGAAACCATCTGTTTAAGCTCTTAACGTGCACAGAATCGGTGTCTGTAGTTTAACTGTGATGTTTCTATTATAGATcacacattaaaaatggaaaaagtcaCGCAACTCAGTTCATGTttattgtaaaaacaacagccaAGTAAGAtcacataaaaactgaatccaGCTAAGTCGCTCAAACAGGAAAGATGAAGAGCAGCGAACGGACTGATGTCAGGCACTTCGAGGAGAAAGACAGgagtcaaacagtttgtgtggaaaaataaaattacattcaaagagaaaaaccaATGAGGGAAGCACATGAAGCTATTAATCACAGCAAATACACCAGAGACAGCCAAATAAGTCGGCTAATTTAACATCAATAATCAGAAAAACGTACAATTTAAAAACCTCTAAAATAACGACCATCTATTTGTTGCTATACGTTGTTTTCATGAATCAGTAACTTGTGCAGGATTAACCCTCCTTTCTACAGCATTTAGTATCACTCTAtggttgtgtttctttttttgtgcagtcATGTCCAACAAGCCTAAAAACTGTTTGCGTTTCCGCTGTAAAAATCTGAGTCACACTCAGAAACAAACCTGACAGTGCAAACTCCAAAAATGGCCCCATGCAGATAATCAGCCTCCTACAGACTGAAAAGTGTCGCTTTGTGCCAATGTAAAGAGTAAAATCCAGCTCAGGTGATCACCAATGTTTGTGCTCTGAGCTATCAGCAAGTTAGTTTCCAACAAAATACCTAAAATCAATATGACCTAAAATCGATCTTCCTTTAACAGTTGTTCACCCACACCTCCAGGTAGAAGGTTGTGTCGAGTCAAAGTGTTTCCTGTCGTGTTAATATTGCTTCTCTAAGCGAGACGTCAGCGTCGAAACCACCAACCAAGTTAATATGAGGAGACAAGAGAGGTGTCCGTCTGCTCGGCTGTGAGAAAGCAGGAGTGCATTagtgaggaagggagggaggaaggagggcgAGAGGGGAAGGCTGGTTGTCCAAACTGGAATTACGGGATTAACTGTTGATACTGGCATGTGCAAAGCCGCCGTTTTTTAAACGACGATCGGCGCCCACTCGCTCGGTTGGCGTCCGTACTGGGTGAAGCAAGAGCGGCGAGGGaagagaataaaagagaaacacgttaaaaaaaaagcagaaaatgtttgttttgcctCAAAGTGAATGGAAAAGTTAAAGACGCAACAATCAGCTGATTATCAgggtgttttcagtcttttattaaaaaaagcattCCAAACCGCTGCAGTTTCAGCTCTTCCCAATGTGAGCGTTGTGAACATTTCCAGATTTAGGACTGAAAACTGATTGTGATGAGAAATCTAAACTCATCAACATCTTTTAGGTGTCGGAGTTTCCACGACGAATAGAAACGTGCAGCGTTTTGAAAGCTGTTGTATTAAAGCCGAGCGTGAAGCATTAGAAGCAGACATACCTGAATGTCACTCAGTTCTTTGTGGAACCTCTTCGCCAGATACGGACCGTTCTGCATCGTCGGGATCTCATAAGtctgagaggaaaagcagaagcagatttcagtctgaactgaacaggaaataaaaaaaacttatcTGGAATAAGTAGTCtgatgaccaccagggggcaacGCTTCTCAGATTGTCTTACTTTGCCCCACTGAACCACAGAATGAAGGTTCTGAAATCCAAGGTGAACATGAACCCACCTTTCCCCTGTAGAGGAGGCTGCCGACGGGACTGACCACGCAGGCCGTCCCGGCTCCAAACACCTCGAGGATCCTGCCTTCATCCAgagcctgcagcagctccttcatGGTCATCTTACGCTCCGTCACCTGGAACTCTCCCTGCGACACACAACGCAAACAACATCAATGTGGATCTAACATGAAAAGAAATTTATTTGGTCAAAAcctgaaatgtaaagaaaagaaagctgaaaAGCTTTGAGTGTTGtctgggattttatttttttttttcctactttatCTGATCCATTGATTGTACTTAAAAGCAGAATGTCGAATGTGAACATGAAGGCAGCGCGGAGAAACGCTGACGGCAGCTCAACACAACCGTTGACAAACTGCCTTTTGATCTGAAACTTGTATTTGAATGTGGAGTTTTCTACTCTGGTGGTCTTACCCAGCCTCTGGCGAGCTCCAGCAGAGACTGCCTGGTGACTCCGGGCAGAATGATGCCGTCCAGCGGAGGAGTCACCaactctctctctgcagacacaaacaaacatgtttcatctGACCCGACAAAAACCTGCAGGAAGACTCCTGAGAGCGTTTGAGAGGCCGACCTCCGTCTGTGTTGGTCATGTAGATGAAGAGGTTCATGGTGCCGACCTCGGTGATCTCCTCATCCTCGCCGTACAGCCACAGCACCTGCTGACAGCCGCGCCGCAGCGCCTCGTGCTGCACCATTATCGTCGGGCTGTAGTTCCTGCAGAAAGGACGAGTTGTGTTTAAGGaaactacacacacaaagtaaatacAAAGAGGACGCACAATGAGTCAGAATTAAACAGCAGGTTGGTTCGTTACGAGTTTGTGTaaacataatttattaattttaatttcaatttgtttgttttcccaaatATCACAGATACAGCTGTTGGGTCTGTTTAAATGATTttctaaagagtttggtctcgaccttCTCTGTACGTAAAGGGACTGGATGTAacttatgatttggtgctgtacagataaacagatttaattttgaatgtaaatatattttgagCTGTGTGTGAACCCGTCACATCAGGCTGGGGGGGGTGATGTGTACGCTGCTGCTTTGAAGAGCGGAGAAGGTTTTGTTGGCCCATGAAGCGCCGTTATGTAATCAGTCTGGGCGGATTAGGTGTGACACCAAGATACCAGAGTCATGTGGAAACCGGTCATGATTACAGGCTCGGTGGATGATTATACCTTCACAAACAACTTTTtccaaactgagaaaaaaaaagtctcctctgctctttttttatttctatcgTGGCTCAAAAGAGATTTCTTCTAAGTGTGTTATCAGCTGCTGTGTTCAGAACGCTGCTCACCCACAGAACGTCTATCTGCCACTGCAGGGGGACAAACATTTGCTTGTCTCAGTGCAGTTTAAATAGATAATCTAACTTTAGATTTCACGCACAAGCCCTGACTTTTAACAGTTATTTTGTAGGATCAAAGCGATGACCACTTCATTAATGGAAGACAGCCGGTTGCAGTGCAGCTCTTCCCTGAACAGATGATATCAGCAGCTCTGTTTTCTAAATGTTCCAGTCGCTCTGATACGACCTCCATCACCTGTTATCAATATCTAACAGCAGAAGAAGCTCTGCAGAGATGGA is part of the Echeneis naucrates chromosome 8, fEcheNa1.1, whole genome shotgun sequence genome and harbors:
- the ifi35 gene encoding interferon-induced 35 kDa protein, which translates into the protein MSSDEDFSLVLEPSEETLEGIQNLISSCKKKYEQLIEEQKELINARKDSQEMTQKFKVRVKKLSQEMDEQQKSNELKMENEKKKLESLKLEQQELLQEIQKVEAALKEEDSKSRYLRQQTDVLTAVPERKVVFDGKTVAEDDTQMFEMEPRIVYPMEGGTALITFEEQVVAEKILSMKHHQVDLGGECSITVESRPVQLMLPHLVEIDSEVCPQRILISNLPKMETDTLLNKLEIHFSKSKHGGGEVEDCELLPDSGTVVLTFVEKNIARGLTDKEHHEVNLGQKKHRVRVTPFLNGTITNLQTKMSVCPRTVLLRGIHPVMDQETLQDLLEIHFQKSTNGGGEIEAFLYNPLGQETSAVFTGMAKNKEEE